The Salvia miltiorrhiza cultivar Shanhuang (shh) chromosome 1, IMPLAD_Smil_shh, whole genome shotgun sequence genome has a window encoding:
- the LOC131022819 gene encoding cytochrome b561 and DOMON domain-containing protein At3g25290-like → MAPPLLTALLLLLLASLIPASQSQAATCLSQSFTSNKRYTFCNDLPSLNAYLHWDFNEAQSTLSVAFIAPPAQPDGWISWALNPTASGMAGSQALIAFKQPDGKMAVKTYNITSYQPLKESKVWFDVKESSAESSGGTIKLFATVVLPEKGRTVLNHVWQVGSSVTGGVPDKHAFQPANLNSKGSLDLLKGQSTASAGGNSNLKKRNIHGVLNVVSWGIMFPTGIIIARYLKVFPSADPAWFYLHVSCQVSAYAIGVAGWGTGLKLGSESKSITHSVHRNIGITLFVFATLQVFALLLRPKKDHKLRIYWNIYHHGIGYSVAVLGILNVFKGLDILQPDPKWRRAYIVVIAVLGGIALSLEAFTWVVVLKRKKASTKPYDGYNNGHTRQEPLAP, encoded by the exons ATGGCACCTCCACTCCTAACCGCACTCCTCCTTCTCCTCCTCGCCTCGCTAATACCAGCATCACAGTCGCAGGCGGCCACGTGTTTATCGCAGAGCTTCACGAGCAACAAGCGCTACACCTTCTGCAACGATCTCCCCTCCCTCAACGCCTATCTCCACTGGGACTTCAATGAGGCCCAATCCACCCTCTCCGTCGCCTTCATCGCCCCCCCGGCCCAGCCCGACGGCTGGATTTCCTGGGCCCTCAACCCCACCGCCTCCGGCATGGCCGGTTCGCAGGCCCTCATCGCCTTCAAACAGCCCGACGGGAAGATGGCCGTCAAGACGTACAACATCACTTCCTACCAGCCGCTCAAGGAGTCCAAGGTCTGGTTCGACGTCAAGGAATCGTCGGCGGAATCCTCCGGCGGCACGATCAAGCTCTTTGCCACCGTGGTGCTGCCGGAGAAGGGGAGGACGGTGCTCAACCACGTCTGGCAGGTGGGGTCCTCCGTCACCGGCGGCGTGCCGGACAAGCACGCGTTTCAGCCCGCCAATTTGAACTCTAAGGGCAGCCTTGATTTGCTCAAGGGGCAGAGCACCGCTTCTGCCGGCGGCAATTCGAATCTGAAGAAGAGGAAT ATTCATGGAGTGCTGAATGTGGTGAGCTGGGGGATTATGTTCCCTACCGGAATCATAATTGCGCGATACTTGAAGGTGTTTCCCTCGGCTGATCCAGCGTGGTTTTACCTGCACGTCTCGTGCCAGGTCTCTGCCTACGCCATTGGGGTTGCTGGTTGGGGAACTGGCCTTAAACTCGGGAGCGAGTCCAAGTCTATTACTCATTCAGTCCATCGCAACATTGGGATCACGCTCTTTGTTTTTGCAACTCTGCAG GTATTTGCATTGCTTCTGAGGCCCAAGAAGGACCATAAGCTCCGCATCTACTGGAATATATACCATCATGGGATAGGATATTCAGTCGCTGTCCTTGGCATCCTCAACGTGTTCAAAGGTCTCGACATATTGCAGCCTGACCCCAAGTGGAGGCGTGCATACATTGTTGTGATCGCGGTTCTTGGAGGCATTGCCCTGTCGCTGGAAGCCTTCACTTGGGTCGTCGTGTTGAAGAGGAAAAAGGCATCTACCAAACCCTACGATGGCTACAACAACGGACACACGAGGCAAGAACCTCTTGCTCCATGA